One part of the Chryseobacterium mulctrae genome encodes these proteins:
- a CDS encoding DUF4230 domain-containing protein encodes MKNLKLIIPFVAGILLMLILFFSFKSCFKMSEKTEKSDYYILTNQISKMNKMVVLEQDFSAMQKTKFGYEFLGKEMTSNSIITYTKTNAQVSYDLNKMKIEVDSINKKLIITELPNADIRITPSVEIQSLDDSFINRISEQDIKNVQQKAKQAAIKSVDQNKLRSEGHQQLMENLNNIFVLAKALNYKIEDQTGKIGVLGL; translated from the coding sequence TTGAAAAATCTAAAATTAATTATTCCCTTTGTTGCGGGAATTCTTTTGATGCTGATCCTGTTTTTTAGTTTTAAGTCTTGTTTTAAAATGAGCGAAAAAACTGAAAAGTCCGATTATTATATTCTGACCAATCAGATTTCCAAAATGAACAAAATGGTGGTCTTGGAGCAGGATTTTTCTGCGATGCAGAAAACCAAATTTGGTTACGAATTTCTTGGGAAAGAAATGACGAGTAATAGCATTATTACTTATACCAAAACCAATGCGCAGGTTTCATATGATCTTAATAAAATGAAAATAGAAGTTGATTCTATTAACAAAAAACTGATCATTACAGAACTTCCCAATGCGGATATCAGAATTACGCCAAGTGTAGAAATTCAGTCGTTAGACGATTCTTTCATCAATAGGATTTCTGAGCAGGACATCAAAAATGTACAGCAAAAAGCCAAGCAAGCTGCTATAAAATCTGTAGATCAGAATAAATTAAGAAGTGAAGGTCATCAGCAATTGATGGAAAATCTTAATAATATTTTCGTTTTGGCAAAGGCTTTGAATTATAAGATAGAAGATCAAACCGGCAAAATCGGTGTTCTTGGACTCTAA
- the infC gene encoding translation initiation factor IF-3, with protein MINDKIRVRELRLVGDNVEPGIFPIDKARQIAKEQELDLVVISDKAEPFIARILDYKKFLYEQKKKQKELKAKQIKVVVKEIRFGPQTDEHDYEFKKKHAEKFLEEGSKLKTYVFFKGRSIIFKDQGEILLLKLAQELEHVGKVDQLPKLEGKRMIMMMSPKKPAK; from the coding sequence ATGATAAACGACAAGATTCGCGTAAGAGAACTTCGTTTAGTGGGCGATAACGTAGAGCCAGGAATTTTCCCTATCGATAAAGCAAGACAGATTGCTAAAGAACAGGAACTTGATTTGGTTGTAATTTCAGATAAAGCTGAGCCTTTTATTGCAAGAATATTAGACTATAAAAAGTTTTTATACGAGCAAAAGAAAAAGCAGAAAGAGCTTAAAGCAAAACAGATCAAAGTTGTCGTGAAAGAAATCCGTTTCGGACCTCAGACTGACGAACATGATTATGAGTTTAAGAAAAAACATGCTGAAAAGTTCTTGGAAGAAGGTTCTAAACTGAAAACATACGTATTTTTCAAAGGACGTTCTATTATCTTTAAAGATCAGGGTGAAATTTTACTTTTAAAACTGGCTCAGGAATTGGAGCACGTTGGTAAAGTAGATCAGTTGCCTAAACTTGAAGGTAAAAGAATGATTATGATGATGAGTCCTAAGAAACCAGCTAAATAA
- a CDS encoding acyl-CoA dehydrogenase family protein yields the protein MNTETINNIKMIAETAKEFAEKNIRPNIMEWDESQTFPKELFHQLGDMGFMGIVIPEEYGGSGLGYHEYVAILDEISQVDPSIGLSVAAHNSLCTNHIYEFGNEEQRNKWLPLLATGKVIGAWGLTEHNTGSDSGGMSTTAVKDGDEWIINGAKNFITHAISGDIAVVMTRTGEIGAKNNSTAFVLEKGMAGFTSGKKENKLGMRASETAELIFDNVRVSDANRLGEVGEGFKQAMKILDGGRISIAALSLGTARGAYKAALKYAKERKQFGKSISEFQAINFMLADMATEIDAAELLIQRASTLKNAKQKMTKEGAMAKLYASEACVRISNNAVQIFGGYGYTKDFPAEKYYRDSKLCTIGEGTSEIQRMVIGRDITK from the coding sequence ATGAACACAGAAACGATTAACAACATCAAAATGATCGCGGAAACAGCAAAGGAATTTGCTGAAAAGAATATCAGGCCAAATATTATGGAGTGGGACGAAAGTCAGACTTTTCCTAAAGAGCTATTTCACCAGTTAGGAGATATGGGTTTTATGGGAATTGTGATTCCTGAAGAATATGGAGGTTCTGGTCTTGGTTATCACGAATATGTTGCTATTCTGGATGAAATTTCTCAGGTTGACCCATCGATTGGTCTTTCGGTTGCAGCACACAATTCACTTTGCACCAACCATATTTACGAATTCGGAAACGAAGAACAAAGAAACAAATGGCTTCCTCTACTGGCTACCGGAAAAGTAATCGGAGCTTGGGGGCTTACAGAGCATAATACAGGATCTGATTCTGGAGGGATGTCTACTACAGCTGTAAAAGATGGTGACGAATGGATCATTAATGGAGCTAAAAACTTTATTACTCATGCAATTTCTGGTGATATTGCTGTCGTAATGACAAGAACTGGAGAAATTGGAGCTAAAAATAATTCTACAGCTTTCGTTTTAGAAAAAGGAATGGCTGGTTTTACTTCTGGTAAAAAAGAGAATAAACTTGGAATGAGAGCTTCAGAAACTGCAGAACTTATTTTTGATAACGTTCGTGTTTCGGATGCGAATCGTTTAGGTGAAGTTGGTGAAGGTTTCAAACAGGCGATGAAAATTCTTGACGGTGGTAGAATCTCTATTGCTGCGTTAAGTTTAGGAACTGCAAGAGGAGCTTATAAAGCAGCTTTAAAATATGCTAAAGAAAGAAAGCAATTTGGAAAATCTATTTCAGAATTCCAGGCAATCAACTTTATGTTGGCAGATATGGCAACAGAAATTGATGCAGCAGAATTGTTGATTCAAAGAGCTTCTACGCTGAAAAACGCAAAACAGAAAATGACAAAAGAAGGGGCAATGGCAAAATTGTATGCTTCTGAAGCTTGTGTAAGAATTTCTAATAATGCAGTTCAGATTTTTGGAGGTTACGGATATACAAAAGATTTCCCGGCTGAAAAATATTACAGAGATTCTAAACTTTGTACAATTGGTGAAGGTACTTCAGAAATTCAGAGAATGGTTATCGGTAGAGATATCACAAAATAA
- a CDS encoding pyrophosphohydrolase domain-containing protein: MDKIDSLNQVAEFHTTFKAPILNTPQIPSQDRCDLRVELLQEELNELKQAIADNNIVEIADALCDLQYVLSGAVLEFGLGNKFVELFNEVQRSNMSKACDNEEQANETVEFYKEKEVESFYEKSGEKFNVYRKADHKVLKNKYYSPADLKTIIEN; this comes from the coding sequence ATGGATAAAATTGACAGCCTGAACCAAGTAGCAGAATTCCACACCACTTTTAAAGCACCTATTTTAAATACTCCACAAATTCCTTCTCAGGATAGATGTGATTTGAGAGTTGAGCTTTTGCAGGAAGAATTAAATGAGTTGAAGCAGGCTATTGCAGATAATAATATTGTAGAAATTGCCGATGCGTTGTGTGATTTGCAGTATGTTTTGAGTGGTGCGGTTTTAGAGTTTGGATTGGGGAATAAATTTGTAGAATTATTCAACGAAGTGCAACGTTCTAATATGTCTAAAGCTTGCGATAACGAAGAGCAGGCAAATGAAACGGTAGAATTTTACAAAGAAAAAGAAGTTGAATCTTTCTATGAAAAATCAGGAGAAAAATTCAATGTTTACAGAAAAGCAGATCATAAAGTATTGAAAAATAAATACTACTCTCCTGCCGATTTAAAAACAATTATTGAAAATTAA
- the rpmI gene encoding 50S ribosomal protein L35 → MPKLKTKSGAKKRFALTGTGKIKRKNAYKSHILTKKETKQKRNLTTTSYVAKVDTKSVQRQLAIK, encoded by the coding sequence ATGCCAAAATTAAAAACGAAATCAGGTGCTAAGAAACGTTTTGCTCTTACCGGAACTGGTAAAATCAAAAGAAAAAACGCTTACAAAAGCCACATCTTAACTAAAAAAGAAACTAAGCAGAAGAGAAATCTTACTACTACTTCTTATGTAGCTAAAGTGGATACTAAAAGCGTTCAACGTCAATTAGCAATTAAGTAG
- a CDS encoding alpha/beta fold hydrolase produces the protein MSTLKLQDGTEIFYKDWGKGQPLFFHHGWPLSSDDWDAQMFFFLEQGYRVIAHDRRGHGRSEQTPYGHDMDTYASDVAEIVKALDLKDVIHIGHSTGGGEVIRYVAKHGEGRVAKAVLVSAVTPIMVQNENNPNGIPMSVFDDIRNNTAKHRQQFYIDLTFPFYGYNKEGANVSEGIQRNWWRQGMNGSIKAHFDCIKAFSETDFTEDLKSVDVPVLVMHGEDDQIVPFETTGKIAATLLKNGKLISYPGFPHGMPTTEAETINKDLLEFIRS, from the coding sequence ATGAGTACACTAAAATTACAGGACGGAACAGAAATTTTTTACAAAGATTGGGGAAAAGGTCAGCCTTTATTTTTTCACCACGGATGGCCATTGTCAAGCGATGACTGGGATGCACAAATGTTTTTCTTCCTTGAGCAGGGTTATCGAGTAATCGCCCATGACAGAAGAGGTCACGGAAGATCTGAACAGACTCCTTACGGACATGATATGGATACTTATGCTTCTGATGTTGCCGAAATTGTAAAAGCTTTAGACTTAAAAGATGTCATTCATATCGGTCATTCTACCGGAGGTGGTGAAGTGATAAGATATGTTGCTAAACATGGTGAAGGCAGAGTGGCAAAAGCTGTTTTGGTAAGTGCTGTTACGCCGATTATGGTTCAGAACGAAAATAATCCTAATGGTATACCGATGTCGGTTTTTGATGACATTAGAAATAATACGGCAAAACACAGACAGCAGTTTTACATTGATCTTACTTTCCCATTTTACGGATACAACAAAGAAGGTGCGAATGTTTCAGAAGGTATTCAGAGAAACTGGTGGAGACAGGGAATGAATGGCTCGATTAAAGCACATTTCGACTGCATCAAGGCTTTTTCTGAAACCGATTTTACTGAAGATTTAAAAAGTGTAGATGTTCCGGTTTTGGTAATGCACGGCGAAGACGATCAAATTGTTCCTTTTGAAACGACGGGAAAAATTGCCGCTACTCTATTGAAAAACGGAAAACTGATTTCTTATCCTGGTTTCCCACACGGAATGCCGACAACAGAAGCAGAAACGATTAATAAAGATCTACTGGAATTTATCAGATCTTAA
- the rplT gene encoding 50S ribosomal protein L20, with translation MPRSVNAVASRARRKKLMKQAKGFFGRRKNVWTVAKNAVQKAMQYAYRGRKEKKRNFRSLWIMRINAGAREHGMSYSQFMGALKKNNIELNRKVLADLAMNHPEAFKAVVDQVK, from the coding sequence ATGCCAAGATCAGTAAATGCAGTAGCTTCTAGAGCTCGCAGAAAAAAATTAATGAAACAAGCTAAAGGTTTTTTCGGTAGAAGAAAGAACGTTTGGACTGTTGCTAAAAACGCGGTACAAAAAGCAATGCAATATGCTTACCGTGGAAGAAAAGAGAAAAAGAGAAACTTCAGATCACTTTGGATTATGCGTATCAACGCAGGAGCTAGAGAGCACGGAATGTCTTACTCTCAGTTTATGGGAGCTCTTAAAAAGAACAACATTGAGCTTAACAGAAAAGTTTTAGCTGATTTAGCAATGAATCACCCTGAAGCTTTCAAAGCAGTTGTAGATCAAGTAAAATAA
- a CDS encoding reprolysin-like metallopeptidase, translated as MKKQLLVIGMLVSGISFAQTDCLWSESSRKTTSEIFENKSTINNPKIYSLDINVLKNALAKAPKRLAVGEKSEIIISFPNSDGKLEHFKVKENSNFDPQLAAKYPDIKSYVGEGLGDSNSTVYFSISPLGLSSMEIYGDKSAVFIEPYTKDLSTYVVYRKSDKKDDLNKFECTVIDVAQKGVSSIDNLAARPNADDAKLRTFRLALSSTGEYTTYFGGTKALALAAMNNTMTRVNGVFEKDFSARMVLIANNDAVIYTNASTDPYSAASGMSSWNSQLQSTLTSVIGEANYDVGHLFGASGGGGNAGCIGCVCVNGSKGSGYTSPADAIPSGDNFDIDYVAHELGHQFGGNHTFSHSNEGTGVNMEPGSGSTIMGYAGITGQDIQAHSDSFFHAVSIQQITDNIKAKTCPTSTNTGNAIPTANAGSDYTIPKGTPFMLTGSGTDANGDALTYIWEQMNNASSSQTGASSAASATKATGPTFRSWTPQTTPTRYFPRMASVLTGATTTAGSEITVEALSNVARTYNFRFTVRDNKSGGSGNNSDDAVITVNGTAGPFSVSSQNSATTYSGGTSQTVTWNVAGTTANGVNAANVDILWSTDSGNTWTTLLSGTPNDGSQAVTIPNASTTTGRIMVKGSNHIFFDVNNANITVNAGSGTSDTTPPTAPTLAASGTTSTSTNLSWSGATDNVAVTGYDVYQGASLVGSTTSTSYTVTSLTPSTTYSFTVKAKDAAGNNSVSSNTVSVTTLAGSIVTYCSATSTNTADERIGNVSFGTINNTSTGTAGYENFTAISTNVTRGSAYTISITPVWTSTKYNEAYAVYIDYNKDGDFADSGELVWTKTGSQTSPVTGSITIPSTATLGNTRMRVMMQYNSVPSSSCGSYTYGQVEDYTLNIVSSGRGDDFATKDLITDIKLYPNPVRDILNVSNTTSEDYKIFDMGGKLINSGKLKEGSVNVSGLVKGAYVIQVGEFSKRFIKN; from the coding sequence ATGAAAAAACAACTATTGGTGATTGGAATGCTGGTTTCAGGTATTTCATTCGCTCAGACAGACTGTCTTTGGTCTGAAAGTTCTAGAAAAACAACTTCAGAAATTTTTGAGAACAAATCAACAATCAACAATCCGAAAATCTATAGTTTAGATATTAATGTATTGAAAAATGCTTTGGCAAAAGCTCCAAAAAGACTGGCTGTTGGAGAAAAGTCAGAAATTATTATCTCTTTCCCGAATTCTGATGGAAAATTGGAACATTTTAAAGTGAAAGAAAACTCTAATTTCGATCCTCAGTTAGCTGCGAAGTATCCTGATATCAAATCTTATGTCGGTGAAGGTCTGGGAGATTCAAATTCTACAGTGTATTTTAGTATTTCTCCATTAGGTTTATCCTCTATGGAAATTTACGGTGACAAGTCTGCTGTTTTTATTGAGCCTTACACAAAAGATCTTTCAACCTATGTCGTTTACAGAAAATCAGACAAAAAAGATGATCTTAATAAGTTTGAATGTACGGTAATCGATGTTGCTCAGAAAGGAGTTTCAAGTATTGATAATCTTGCAGCGAGACCGAATGCAGATGATGCAAAACTAAGAACATTCAGATTGGCTTTGTCTTCCACAGGAGAATACACTACCTATTTTGGAGGAACAAAAGCTCTTGCTTTAGCGGCAATGAATAATACAATGACCCGTGTAAACGGAGTTTTTGAAAAAGATTTTTCTGCAAGAATGGTTTTAATTGCCAATAATGACGCTGTAATTTATACCAATGCTTCTACAGATCCATATTCTGCAGCTTCAGGAATGAGCAGCTGGAATTCTCAGCTTCAATCGACTTTAACTTCCGTGATTGGAGAAGCAAATTATGATGTAGGACATTTATTCGGAGCTTCCGGAGGTGGCGGAAACGCAGGTTGTATTGGTTGTGTTTGTGTAAACGGTTCGAAAGGAAGTGGTTATACTTCGCCTGCAGACGCAATTCCTTCAGGAGATAATTTTGACATCGATTATGTAGCTCACGAATTGGGGCATCAGTTTGGTGGAAATCACACTTTCTCTCATTCTAACGAAGGAACAGGTGTTAACATGGAACCTGGTTCAGGATCGACCATTATGGGCTATGCGGGAATTACGGGTCAGGATATTCAGGCGCACTCAGATTCTTTCTTTCATGCGGTGAGTATTCAGCAGATTACAGATAATATTAAAGCTAAAACCTGCCCGACAAGTACAAATACAGGAAATGCTATTCCTACAGCTAACGCAGGTTCAGATTATACGATTCCAAAAGGGACGCCGTTTATGCTAACAGGTTCCGGAACTGATGCTAATGGAGATGCTTTAACCTATATTTGGGAACAGATGAATAATGCGTCTTCTTCTCAAACCGGAGCAAGCTCGGCTGCAAGTGCTACAAAAGCGACTGGACCAACTTTCAGATCATGGACTCCACAAACAACTCCTACAAGATATTTCCCAAGAATGGCTTCTGTTTTAACGGGCGCGACAACAACGGCCGGCTCAGAAATTACAGTGGAGGCTTTATCTAATGTAGCAAGAACGTATAATTTTAGATTTACAGTTCGTGATAACAAATCAGGAGGTTCTGGAAACAATTCTGATGATGCTGTAATTACCGTTAATGGAACTGCGGGACCATTCAGTGTGAGTTCTCAAAATTCAGCGACTACATATTCTGGCGGAACTTCTCAAACGGTAACCTGGAATGTTGCAGGAACTACCGCTAATGGCGTGAATGCTGCAAACGTAGATATTCTTTGGTCTACAGACAGTGGAAATACATGGACTACTCTACTTTCAGGAACTCCAAATGACGGCTCTCAAGCGGTGACGATTCCAAATGCTTCCACAACGACAGGGAGAATTATGGTAAAAGGTTCAAATCATATTTTCTTTGATGTCAATAATGCAAATATTACGGTAAATGCAGGTTCGGGGACTTCTGATACTACTCCACCGACGGCTCCAACTTTAGCGGCTTCGGGAACAACTTCTACAAGTACAAATCTTTCTTGGTCTGGCGCTACAGATAATGTTGCTGTGACGGGTTATGATGTTTATCAAGGGGCTTCATTGGTAGGCTCTACGACTTCTACTTCTTATACCGTAACAAGTTTAACGCCTTCTACGACGTACAGTTTTACGGTTAAAGCTAAAGATGCGGCAGGAAATAATTCTGTTTCAAGCAATACGGTTTCTGTGACCACTCTTGCTGGAAGCATAGTTACCTATTGTTCTGCAACATCAACCAATACAGCGGATGAAAGAATCGGAAATGTAAGCTTCGGAACGATTAATAATACATCCACAGGAACTGCTGGTTACGAAAACTTTACCGCAATTTCTACGAATGTAACAAGAGGCTCGGCTTATACGATTTCTATAACTCCGGTTTGGACTTCAACTAAATATAATGAAGCCTACGCAGTTTACATTGATTATAATAAAGATGGAGATTTTGCAGACAGCGGAGAATTGGTTTGGACAAAAACTGGCTCTCAAACAAGTCCGGTAACAGGTTCAATCACAATTCCGTCAACTGCAACTCTTGGTAATACAAGAATGAGAGTAATGATGCAGTATAATTCTGTACCGTCATCTTCTTGTGGTTCTTATACTTACGGACAAGTAGAAGATTATACTTTAAATATTGTTTCATCCGGAAGAGGTGATGATTTTGCTACAAAAGATTTAATAACAGATATTAAATTGTATCCAAATCCTGTAAGAGATATTTTAAATGTTTCAAATACGACTAGTGAAGATTATAAAATCTTCGATATGGGTGGAAAACTAATCAACTCAGGAAAACTCAAAGAAGGCTCAGTGAATGTAAGCGGTCTTGTAAAAGGTGCTTATGTAATTCAGGTGGGCGAATTTTCTAAGCGATTTATTAAAAACTAA
- a CDS encoding M28 family peptidase — protein MKKLTGLLLLSLASYNLHAQSFIQAYQNRVNQVTQANITSLLQDFESFGVKTSGSTANNNTLNWLKAKYQTYGYAPSQITEDSFTVNGNTTKNLIITKTGTVYPNTYVIICGHYDTIVGPGVSDNGSGTSILLEAARILKDIPTEYSIKFIHFSGEEQGLVGSYHYVNNVVFQNGVRQMDIRLVFNIDQVGGKLSAPSNSVKCESDQSGLPGNNATSLSFTQQLAACTTLYSPLQTVMSNAYSSDYVPFEGKGDIITGFYETPQSQNEHTANDTFANVDPTYVFKVGKAAVGALQHFAIASSVLATHETSSNLLEDIKIYPNPAKDLLNLEIPKEIKNFSFEIKDMSGRLISAHENEMNINVSKLSSGVYLCTVKSDGETVTKKVIIEK, from the coding sequence GTGAAAAAACTAACAGGTCTTCTGCTTCTTTCTTTAGCGTCATATAATTTGCATGCGCAGAGTTTTATACAGGCTTATCAAAACAGAGTCAACCAGGTAACACAAGCGAATATCACATCATTACTACAAGATTTCGAATCATTTGGTGTAAAAACTTCAGGTTCAACTGCAAATAACAATACTTTGAACTGGCTTAAAGCTAAATATCAAACTTACGGTTATGCACCAAGCCAAATTACAGAAGATAGTTTTACTGTAAATGGAAATACGACCAAAAATTTAATTATTACAAAAACAGGAACTGTTTATCCAAATACCTACGTCATTATTTGCGGTCACTACGATACAATAGTGGGACCAGGAGTTAGTGATAACGGAAGCGGAACATCTATTTTATTGGAAGCTGCCAGAATTTTAAAAGACATTCCGACTGAGTATTCTATAAAGTTTATTCATTTTTCGGGAGAAGAGCAAGGGCTTGTGGGAAGTTATCATTATGTAAATAATGTGGTTTTTCAAAATGGTGTACGTCAAATGGATATTAGATTAGTTTTCAACATTGATCAGGTTGGGGGCAAATTATCCGCACCAAGTAATTCGGTGAAATGCGAGAGCGATCAGTCTGGTTTACCGGGAAATAATGCCACTTCTTTATCTTTTACACAACAGTTGGCAGCGTGTACAACCCTCTATTCTCCTCTACAAACTGTAATGTCTAATGCATATTCATCAGATTATGTACCCTTTGAAGGTAAGGGAGATATTATCACCGGTTTCTATGAAACTCCACAGAGCCAGAATGAGCACACTGCTAATGATACTTTTGCCAATGTAGACCCAACTTATGTTTTCAAAGTAGGAAAAGCTGCAGTGGGAGCTTTACAACATTTTGCAATTGCATCTTCTGTTTTAGCAACGCATGAAACGAGTTCAAATTTATTAGAAGATATAAAGATCTATCCTAATCCCGCAAAAGATCTTTTGAATCTTGAAATTCCGAAAGAAATTAAAAATTTTAGTTTTGAAATAAAAGATATGAGTGGCAGATTAATTTCGGCTCACGAAAATGAAATGAACATTAATGTTTCAAAATTATCAAGCGGAGTTTATTTATGTACTGTAAAATCCGATGGTGAAACGGTTACGAAAAAAGTGATTATTGAAAAATAA
- a CDS encoding TlpA family protein disulfide reductase, which produces MICKKIITNIFTLSVLTLSMQQFNAQKVVVNREVETTNDGKMLLGNQLKEQFLKDPYSEWYTKEFNEYALDQKAVGELRKKNITSYNLIVFIGTWCEDSHRDFPRLMKILEEVKYPDSRLTIIAVNRKKESPTGDEVKYNVSKVPTIIVEKYGKEIGRIIEMPTTGYVERDLVEILKKDDGSVLKEIFKKEN; this is translated from the coding sequence ATGATTTGTAAAAAAATCATCACCAATATTTTTACTCTTTCAGTTCTTACTTTGTCTATGCAGCAGTTTAATGCTCAGAAAGTCGTAGTAAACAGAGAGGTGGAAACTACCAATGACGGAAAAATGCTTTTGGGGAACCAGCTTAAAGAGCAGTTTTTGAAAGACCCGTACTCGGAATGGTACACAAAAGAATTTAATGAATATGCTTTAGATCAGAAAGCAGTTGGAGAACTGAGAAAAAAAAATATTACTTCTTATAATCTGATTGTTTTTATAGGAACTTGGTGTGAAGACAGCCACAGAGATTTTCCTAGACTGATGAAAATTCTGGAAGAAGTAAAATATCCAGACAGCAGATTGACGATTATTGCGGTGAACCGTAAAAAAGAATCTCCTACAGGTGATGAAGTTAAATATAATGTTTCAAAGGTTCCTACAATCATTGTCGAAAAATATGGCAAGGAAATTGGAAGAATCATAGAAATGCCGACTACGGGTTATGTAGAAAGAGATCTTGTAGAAATCTTAAAAAAAGATGATGGGTCGGTATTGAAAGAAATATTTAAAAAAGAAAATTGA
- the thrS gene encoding threonine--tRNA ligase → MIKITLPDNSVREFEGVTTPLDVAKSISEGLARNTISAVVNGTQVEITTPITTDSTVQLLTWNDDLGKKAFWHSSAHLLAQAILEFYPKAKLTIGPAIESGFYYDVDFGDETLSEKDFEKIEKKVLENAKKGSTFSLYPVSKEEALKTYADNPYKVELISNLNDGEITFVTHDNFTDLCRGGHIPNTGIVKAMKILNAAGAYWRGNEKNPQLTRVYGISFPKQKELTEYLELLEEAKRRDHRKLGKELGIFAFSEKVGAGLPLWLPKGTALRKKLENFLSDAQKKGGYEFVMSPHIGAKELYVTSGHWDKYGADSFQPIKTPNEGEEFMLKPMNCPHHCEIYKTSQWSYRDLPKRYAEFGTVYRYEQSGELHGLTRVRGFTQDDAHLFCTPDQLMDEFKKTIDLVLYVFGSLGFADFTAQISLRDPDNKEKYIGTDENWEKAENAIVTAAKEKGLNTVTEYGEAAFYGPKLDFMVKDALGRKWQLGTIQVDYNLPERFDLTYIGSDNEKHRPVMIHRAPFGSMERFIAILLENTAGDFPLWLAPDQFTILPISEKYVDYAKKVSQLLENHDISGLIDDRNEKTGKKIRDAELKKIPFMLVVGENEEKDGTISVRRRGEGDLGAMSLEDFVAYFKEASKTGVEYQA, encoded by the coding sequence ATGATAAAAATTACACTTCCAGACAATAGCGTCAGAGAATTTGAAGGAGTAACTACTCCTTTGGATGTGGCAAAATCTATAAGCGAGGGATTGGCTAGAAACACCATTTCCGCAGTTGTAAACGGCACACAAGTCGAAATTACCACGCCTATAACCACAGATTCTACGGTACAGCTTTTGACATGGAATGATGATCTTGGTAAGAAAGCCTTTTGGCACTCTTCTGCTCACCTTTTGGCGCAGGCTATCCTTGAATTTTATCCAAAAGCTAAGTTAACGATTGGTCCAGCCATCGAAAGCGGTTTTTATTATGATGTAGATTTCGGTGACGAAACTTTATCTGAAAAAGATTTCGAAAAAATCGAAAAGAAAGTTTTAGAAAATGCTAAAAAAGGATCAACGTTCTCATTATATCCGGTTTCTAAAGAAGAAGCTTTAAAAACGTATGCAGATAATCCTTACAAAGTAGAATTGATCTCTAATCTTAATGATGGGGAAATCACTTTTGTAACACACGATAACTTCACAGATCTTTGTCGTGGTGGTCACATCCCAAATACAGGAATTGTGAAGGCGATGAAAATCTTAAATGCTGCAGGAGCGTACTGGAGAGGAAATGAGAAAAATCCTCAATTAACAAGAGTTTACGGTATTTCTTTCCCAAAACAGAAAGAACTGACTGAGTATCTTGAGTTATTAGAAGAGGCTAAAAGAAGAGATCACAGAAAATTAGGTAAAGAATTAGGAATTTTTGCTTTCTCAGAAAAAGTAGGTGCAGGTTTACCACTTTGGTTGCCAAAAGGAACTGCTTTGAGAAAAAAATTAGAAAATTTCCTTTCTGATGCTCAGAAAAAAGGAGGTTACGAATTTGTAATGTCTCCACACATCGGAGCTAAAGAATTGTATGTAACTTCAGGACACTGGGATAAATATGGAGCAGACAGCTTCCAGCCGATTAAAACTCCGAATGAAGGAGAAGAATTTATGCTGAAGCCAATGAACTGTCCGCATCACTGTGAGATTTACAAAACTTCACAATGGAGCTACAGAGATTTGCCAAAAAGATATGCAGAATTTGGTACAGTTTACAGATACGAGCAAAGTGGTGAGCTTCACGGCTTAACGAGAGTTCGTGGGTTTACTCAGGATGATGCGCACCTTTTCTGTACTCCGGATCAGTTGATGGACGAGTTTAAGAAGACAATTGATTTGGTTCTTTATGTTTTCGGTTCTTTAGGTTTTGCAGACTTTACTGCTCAGATTTCTTTGAGAGACCCTGATAACAAAGAAAAGTACATCGGAACTGACGAAAACTGGGAAAAAGCAGAAAACGCAATCGTAACTGCAGCCAAAGAAAAAGGCTTGAATACCGTTACAGAATACGGTGAAGCTGCATTCTATGGTCCTAAGTTAGATTTCATGGTGAAAGATGCTTTAGGTAGAAAATGGCAGTTGGGAACAATTCAGGTAGATTATAATTTACCGGAAAGATTCGACCTTACTTACATTGGAAGTGATAACGAGAAGCACAGACCAGTGATGATTCACAGAGCGCCGTTTGGTTCTATGGAACGTTTCATCGCAATCTTATTAGAAAATACTGCCGGAGATTTCCCATTATGGTTGGCTCCGGATCAGTTTACAATATTACCAATCAGTGAAAAATATGTAGATTATGCTAAAAAAGTTTCACAACTTTTAGAAAATCACGATATTAGCGGTCTGATTGACGACAGAAATGAGAAAACGGGTAAAAAGATCCGTGACGCCGAATTGAAAAAGATCCCATTCATGCTTGTAGTGGGAGAAAATGAAGAAAAGGATGGCACAATTTCTGTAAGAAGACGTGGAGAAGGAGATTTGGGAGCAATGAGCCTTGAAGATTTTGTCGCTTATTTTAAAGAAGCTTCAAAAACTGGGGTTGAGTATCAAGCTTAA